A section of the Pimelobacter simplex genome encodes:
- a CDS encoding helix-turn-helix domain-containing protein: protein MSHSELDLREATAGEVRAARARKQISLDVLSESCGIAKSTLSAKLRGLTDFTVPELIDIAMALGVSAADLLPPAAAEDAA, encoded by the coding sequence GTGTCCCATTCTGAACTCGACCTTCGTGAGGCAACCGCCGGCGAGGTCCGCGCCGCCAGGGCCAGGAAGCAGATCTCGCTGGATGTGCTCAGCGAATCGTGCGGGATCGCGAAGTCGACCCTGTCCGCGAAGCTCCGGGGCCTGACCGACTTCACCGTGCCGGAGCTGATCGACATCGCGATGGCGCTCGGCGTCTCGGCGGCCGATCTCCTCCCGCCCGCGGCTGCCGAGGACGCCGCATGA
- a CDS encoding helix-turn-helix domain-containing protein gives MSTGPDNARISLQDAASVLGASVKTVRRCIADGSLPAERIKGSHLIRVKRSDVEALLTPVPTVDRSGAS, from the coding sequence ATGAGCACGGGCCCTGACAACGCTCGCATCAGCCTGCAGGACGCAGCCAGCGTCCTCGGCGCCTCGGTGAAGACGGTCCGACGGTGCATCGCGGACGGGTCGCTGCCCGCTGAGCGGATCAAGGGCTCGCACCTGATCCGGGTAAAACGATCCGATGTCGAAGCGTTGCTGACGCCGGTGCCGACCGTCGATCGCTCGGGTGCGTCATGA